One window of Medicago truncatula cultivar Jemalong A17 chromosome 2, MtrunA17r5.0-ANR, whole genome shotgun sequence genomic DNA carries:
- the LOC11438810 gene encoding protein TIFY 10B, whose product MSTSSEYSEVSGNKPPAKSPEKTTFSQTCSLLSQYIKEKGCFKDLSLGITCNNNNTDPSGSSETSSQSATTMNLFPTMENNLSQKNLTTMDLLTPQAALNNSNAIKGPKAAQLTMFYNGQVIVFDDFPADKAQELMAFANKGISQSQNNSVYTYTQSQPSFPPNLVRTSVNTTTPIVPTVNIIPSTATGTGSMNEHLQVPSRPNLCDLPIMRKASLHRFLEKRKDRIAANAPYQINKPAESMSWLVGAKSTQI is encoded by the exons atGTCTACCTCATCGGAATATTCAGAAGTTTCCGGCAACAAACCACCGGCGAAGTCACCGGAGAAAACAACTTTCTCTCAAACATGTAGTTTATTGAGTCAATATATTAAGGAAAAGGGTTGCTTCAAAGATCTTTCTCTTGGTATcacatgcaacaacaacaacacagaCCCTTCTG gttcTTCTGAGACTTCTTCTCAATCTGCAACAACCATGAACTTGTTTCCAACCATGGAAAACAATTTGTCACAAAAGAACCTTACAACTATGGATTTGCTCACTCCACAAGCTGCTTTGAACAATTCcaa TGCTATCAAGGGACCTAAAGCTGCACAATTGACAATGTTTTATAACGGTCAAGTTATTGTATTCGATGATTTTCCTGCCGATAAAGCACAGGAGCTCATGGCTTTTGCTAACAAAGGAATCTCTCAAAGTCAGAACAATTCTGTGTACACTTACACACAGAGCCAGCCTTCATTTCCTCCTAATTTGGTCAGAACTTCGGTTAACACAACCACTCCGATTGTTCCTACCGTGAACATCATCCCTAGTACTGCCACCGGCACCGGCTCGATGAATGAGCACCTTCAAGTGCCTTCCAGACCTAATCTTTGCG ATCTCCCAATTATGAGGAAAGCTTCGCTTCATCGGTTTCTGGAGAAGAGAAAGGATAG AATTGCTGCCAATGCACCATATCAAATTAATAAGCCAGCTGAATCCATGTCATGGCTTGTGGGTGCAAAATCAACTCAAATTTGA